The proteins below come from a single Alnus glutinosa chromosome 9, dhAlnGlut1.1, whole genome shotgun sequence genomic window:
- the LOC133878149 gene encoding protochlorophyllide-dependent translocon component 52, chloroplastic-like, translating to MESLKASSNVPSVYIRTTVSKTQFRKPMFLNFHFNPSPSSSFSLVDKNQSKFKVFTSISSPVSTEPTNPPEPELETRSQGEKFDWYAQWYPLMPVCDLDKRAPHAKKVMGLDVVVWWDRNESAWKVFDDTCPHRLAPLSEGRIDQWGRLQCVYHGWCFNGSGDCKFIPQAPPDGPPVHTFKKACVAAYPSTVQHDIVWFWPNTDPQYKDILVERKPPYIPQLDDPSYTKLMGNRDIPYGYEVLIENLMDPAHVPYAHTGIMKTPQPKNRVKADREGGRPLELMVKRLDINGFNANQEWSLSKFIAPCVFYAYTNPSPNQTNGSASSSGTEKKMSVQRKFALIFICIPVSPGSSRLIWTFPRNFGIWIDKVVPRWMFHVGQNLILDSDLYLLHVEERKIMDAGPINWQKACFVPTKSDALVVGFRKWLNKYAGGQVDWRGRYSGALPQTPPKEQLMDRYRSHVLNCRSCSVAYKGLNVLEVVLQIVPIALIGIVAVAKQGAMSAAARTTMVSMAVICYASSRWLAHFIYKNFHFHDYNHAFR from the exons ATGGAATCTTTGAAAGCGTCGTCTAATGTTCCTTCAGTTTACATCCGAACTACGGTTAGCAAAACCCAATTTAGAAAACCCATgttcttgaattttcattttaatcCAAGTCCCAGTTCTTCTTTCTCGTTAGTTGACAAAAACCAATCGAAGTTCAAGGTTTTTACCTCCATCTCATCCCCGGTTTCAACAGAACCCACAAACCCACCTGAGCCAGAGCTTGAAACTCGCAGTCAAGGTGAGAAATTTGATTGGTACGCACAGTGGTATCCACTAATGCCGGTCTGTGATCTGGACAAGAGGGCGCCGCATGCGAAAAAAGTGATGGGTCTTGATGTGGTTGTGTGGTGGGATAGAAATGAGAGTGCTTGGAAAGTGTTTGATGATACCTGTCCTCATAGGTTGGCTCCTCTGTCTGAAGGAAGGATCGATCAGTGGGGCAGGTTGCAGTGCGTGTACCATGGTTGGTGTTTTAATGGTTCTGGTGATTGCAAGTTCATCCCTCAAGCACCTCCTGATGGCCCTCCG GTGCACACATTCAAGAAAGCATGTGTAGCTGCTTATCCAAGTACCGTGCAGCACGACATTGTTTGGTTTTGGCCAAACACTGATCCTCAATACAAAGATATTCTTGTGGAGAGAAAACCGCCTTACATCCCACAACTTGATGATCCTTCCTATACTAAATTAATGGGAAATAGAGATATTCCTTACGG GTACGAGGTATTGATTGAAAATCTTATGGACCCTGCTCATGTTCCATATGCGCATACTGGAATTATGAAAACTCCACAACCCAAAAACAG AGTGAAGGCTGATAGAGAGGGGGGCAGACCGCTTGAATTGATGGTTAAAAGGTTAGACATCAATGGCTTCAATGCAAATCAGGAGTGGAGCTTAAGCAAATTTATTGCCCCGTGTGTGTTTTATGCTTATACTAACCCTTCGCCGAATCAAACTAATGGATCTGCATCATCAAGTGGAACTGAGAAG AAAATGTCAGTGCAGCGGAAAtttgctttgatttttatttgtattccgGTTAGTCCAGGTAGTAGCAGACTGATATGGACCTTCCCAAGAAACTTTGGTATTTGGATTGATAAAGTTGTGCCACGATGGATGTTTCATGTGGGACAAAACCTGATTTTAGATTCTGATTTGTATCTTCTTCACGTTGAG GAGCGTAAGATAATGGATGCCGGTCCTATCAACTGGCAGAAAGCTTGTTTTGTACCAACAAAGTCAGATGCTCTTGTGGTTGGATTTAGAAAATGGTTAAACAAGTATGCTGGTGGTCAAGTTGATTGGAGAGGCCGGTATAGTGGAGCTCTTCCTCAAACTCCTCCTAAAGAACAGCTGATGGACAG GTACAGGTCCCATGTGCTGAACTGCCGCAGTTGCAGTGTTGCATATAAAGGCCTCAATGTGCTTGAAGTTGTCCTCCAAATTGTCCCTATTGCTTTAATTGGGATTGTTGCTGTAGCCAAGCAGGGTGCAATGTCAGCAGCTGCGAGAACCACAATGGTATCAATGGCGGTGATATGCTATGCATCTTCAAGATGGTTGGCCCACTTCATTTACAAAAATTTCCATTTCCATGACTACAATCATGCTTTTCGCTGA